One genomic window of Desulfuromonas sp. AOP6 includes the following:
- a CDS encoding sigma-54 dependent transcriptional regulator: protein MSQAKKTLLLVDDDKAHRTMLKAHLGAAGYEIIEADDGDVAVHLAKERDVDLVLLDLKMQRMDGLEALVKIQELKPELPVIIITAFSSVENAVEAMKQGAFDYVTKPVDSEALSLTVKRALDFTSLQQENISLKQRLGEKFDLGNLTGSSQPMQELAETLSLVAPSDATVLITGESGTGKELVAGAVHHNSLRRDAPFIKVNCAALHENLLESELFGHEKGAFTGAAERRKGRFELADKGTLFLDEIGDMSLTTQAKILRVLQEGEFERLGGSATIKVDVRMLAATHKNLERMVEEGTFRQDLFFRLSVVPLHLPPLRERPMDIPALAEHFLKLYCDKNRKDIRSFASEAMEALLAYHWPGNIRELENAIERAVILCLEEKIALQHLPLQVRQSYADNSERPFAIRPGLTLKDMEKELILSTLRQTENNRTRAAEILGITRQTLQNKLKEYGLT from the coding sequence ATGAGCCAGGCAAAAAAAACCCTGCTTCTGGTTGATGACGATAAGGCACATCGGACCATGCTCAAAGCCCATCTTGGCGCAGCGGGATACGAAATCATTGAAGCGGATGATGGCGACGTCGCAGTCCATCTGGCTAAAGAAAGAGATGTGGATCTCGTTCTGCTGGATCTGAAGATGCAGCGAATGGATGGACTGGAGGCTTTGGTTAAGATTCAAGAACTCAAGCCAGAACTTCCGGTGATCATCATCACCGCTTTTTCCTCAGTGGAAAATGCTGTCGAGGCAATGAAGCAAGGGGCTTTCGACTATGTAACCAAGCCGGTTGACAGCGAAGCCTTGAGCCTAACCGTTAAACGGGCTCTCGACTTCACAAGTCTGCAGCAGGAGAACATCTCCCTGAAGCAGCGACTGGGTGAAAAGTTCGATCTTGGCAACTTAACCGGCAGCAGCCAGCCAATGCAGGAGTTGGCCGAAACCCTGTCACTGGTCGCGCCGTCCGATGCGACTGTCTTGATCACCGGCGAATCGGGCACCGGCAAGGAGTTGGTTGCCGGTGCGGTTCACCACAACAGCCTGCGTAGAGACGCGCCCTTCATCAAGGTCAACTGCGCTGCTCTGCATGAAAATCTCTTGGAAAGTGAACTGTTCGGCCATGAAAAAGGAGCCTTTACCGGCGCAGCCGAACGGCGTAAAGGGCGTTTTGAACTGGCGGATAAAGGCACTTTGTTCCTTGATGAGATCGGCGACATGAGCCTGACCACCCAGGCGAAAATCCTGCGTGTGCTACAGGAAGGTGAATTCGAACGGCTCGGCGGCAGTGCAACCATCAAGGTTGATGTTCGCATGCTCGCCGCCACGCATAAAAACCTGGAACGGATGGTCGAAGAAGGAACTTTCCGCCAGGATCTCTTTTTCCGCCTCAGTGTTGTTCCGCTGCACCTGCCGCCTTTGCGGGAACGACCGATGGACATCCCGGCCCTGGCCGAACATTTCCTCAAACTTTACTGCGATAAAAACCGCAAAGACATTCGCAGTTTTGCATCAGAAGCGATGGAGGCGTTGCTCGCTTATCACTGGCCAGGAAATATCCGTGAGCTGGAAAATGCCATCGAGAGGGCAGTCATCCTCTGCCTGGAAGAAAAGATCGCCCTGCAACATTTACCCCTGCAGGTTCGTCAGTCCTATGCGGACAATAGCGAACGCCCCTTTGCCATCCGACCCGGCCTGACGTTGAAAGACATGGAGAAGGAGCTGATCCTCTCCACCCTGCGCCAGACCGAAAATAACCGCACCCGTGCGGCCGAAATTCTCGGCATCACCCGCCAGACCCTGCAGAACAAACTCAAGGAATACGGCCTGACCTGA
- a CDS encoding ATP-binding protein has protein sequence MSTQEHSKNMAPRNHTKRHISLPALGFILASLLLAGVLAIVTWHNLDREEQFMEGFLLKEAETLIRAFEAGARTSMMMGPSGGNLATLVTETAREETIAYIVIQDEKGHPIASAGEAPEPTDLPPGLQVLSNAQPLARFLTDSSGERIYEIAKEFSPLSMMPRRMGMMQRWRNWCGMPGSNDNSECRQLIYLGLYTEDFDAARAEDVKQSLILFGILFLLSSGGLYALFLSHKSQVTKAALENMELYTDNVINSMPAGLISIDTERRIVSANSKALEIFGRKELDMHGKTLQQLTGPEECSLAPFLRSGKEFIDQPMDCLRQDGETVPLKVSASHLRDREGSLRGMVLILRDQREIKAMEEALERSRRHAALGQMAAGVAHEIRNPLGTLRGFAQYFSRNTGQDAQAKEYADLMVGEVDRLNRTVSALLQFSRPREPELMKIDFSSIAQKCLTFVQEEAKSKGVGLELQIHGSGLKLCADADLLQQVFLNLLQNSLAATAVADTIFLGGKEAEETVRLWVQDTGKGISREEQAKMFDPFYTTRKDGTGLGLALVQQIIEQHNGRIEVTSELGQGTCITIILPLRKEQA, from the coding sequence ATGTCAACACAGGAACACAGCAAAAACATGGCTCCGAGGAACCACACGAAGAGGCACATCTCTCTACCGGCACTGGGGTTTATTCTGGCCAGCCTGCTGCTGGCCGGTGTTCTGGCTATCGTCACGTGGCACAATCTGGATCGCGAAGAGCAATTCATGGAAGGGTTTCTGCTGAAAGAAGCAGAAACGTTGATCCGAGCGTTTGAGGCTGGGGCCAGAACCTCGATGATGATGGGACCAAGCGGCGGCAACCTCGCCACTCTGGTCACAGAAACAGCTCGCGAGGAAACCATCGCCTATATCGTGATCCAAGATGAGAAAGGTCACCCCATTGCCAGTGCCGGAGAAGCACCGGAGCCGACCGACCTGCCTCCAGGGTTACAAGTCTTGAGCAATGCTCAACCACTGGCAAGGTTCCTGACCGATTCATCAGGAGAGCGGATTTATGAAATTGCCAAAGAGTTCAGTCCGTTGAGCATGATGCCGAGACGGATGGGGATGATGCAACGCTGGCGGAACTGGTGTGGAATGCCGGGTAGCAACGACAATAGTGAATGTCGACAGCTCATCTACCTGGGGCTCTACACGGAAGACTTTGATGCCGCCCGCGCTGAAGATGTTAAGCAGAGCCTGATCTTATTCGGCATTCTGTTTCTGCTTAGTTCGGGTGGCCTCTATGCCCTGTTCCTGTCGCACAAATCCCAGGTTACCAAGGCAGCGCTGGAGAACATGGAGCTGTACACCGACAATGTGATCAACAGCATGCCGGCCGGTTTGATCAGTATCGATACGGAACGGCGGATTGTTTCAGCAAATAGCAAAGCCCTGGAGATATTCGGCCGCAAAGAGCTCGATATGCACGGCAAAACCCTGCAACAGTTGACAGGCCCCGAAGAGTGTTCACTCGCCCCTTTCTTACGTTCCGGTAAGGAATTTATCGACCAACCGATGGACTGTCTCCGCCAGGATGGTGAAACGGTTCCCTTAAAAGTCAGCGCGTCCCACCTGCGGGATCGGGAAGGCAGCTTGCGCGGGATGGTCTTGATCTTGCGGGATCAGCGGGAAATCAAAGCCATGGAAGAGGCCTTGGAACGTTCCCGTCGCCACGCAGCACTCGGGCAGATGGCCGCCGGAGTTGCCCATGAGATCCGCAACCCTCTTGGAACGCTGCGGGGCTTCGCCCAGTACTTTAGCCGCAACACCGGGCAGGATGCACAAGCGAAGGAATATGCAGACCTGATGGTTGGCGAAGTTGATCGCCTCAATCGCACGGTTTCCGCCTTACTGCAATTTTCCAGACCGAGAGAGCCCGAACTGATGAAGATCGACTTCAGCAGTATTGCGCAGAAATGCCTGACTTTCGTGCAGGAGGAAGCCAAAAGCAAAGGAGTTGGGTTGGAGCTACAAATCCATGGGTCGGGTTTAAAACTGTGCGCGGATGCAGACCTGTTGCAGCAGGTGTTCCTCAATCTGCTGCAGAACAGTCTGGCGGCAACCGCTGTCGCTGACACCATTTTTCTTGGCGGGAAAGAGGCGGAAGAAACTGTCCGTTTGTGGGTTCAGGATACCGGCAAGGGTATCAGCAGAGAAGAACAGGCAAAAATGTTCGACCCCTTCTACACCACCCGGAAAGATGGCACCGGCCTTGGTCTCGCTCTGGTGCAACAGATCATCGAGCAACACAATGGGCGTATTGAAGTGACCAGTGAGCTCGGCCAGGGAACCTGCATTACTATCATCCTGCCGCTGCGGAAGGAGCAAGCATGA
- a CDS encoding metalloregulator ArsR/SmtB family transcription factor has product MDQDICQVNLIHEDRVTEAKKQMPLLAIVEQMASVYKLLGEPSRLKIMLALSACEMCVCDLAAMLDSTPSAISHQLKLLRMTGLVQARKEGKMVYYSLEDAAVKPILLAGRNYANEKKV; this is encoded by the coding sequence ATGGACCAGGATATTTGTCAAGTTAACCTTATCCACGAGGATCGTGTCACTGAAGCGAAAAAGCAGATGCCGCTACTGGCAATTGTCGAGCAGATGGCGTCTGTCTATAAACTTCTCGGCGAACCGTCACGGCTTAAGATCATGCTTGCCTTAAGCGCGTGTGAAATGTGCGTTTGCGACTTGGCGGCGATGCTGGATTCAACCCCCTCGGCAATCTCGCATCAACTTAAACTGCTGCGCATGACCGGATTGGTCCAGGCCCGAAAGGAAGGCAAAATGGTTTACTACAGCCTTGAAGATGCTGCGGTTAAACCAATTCTGCTTGCTGGCCGGAATTACGCGAACGAGAAAAAGGTCTGA
- a CDS encoding YifB family Mg chelatase-like AAA ATPase, translating to MLAKVLSGALNGIEAFPVDVEVDIAQGLPQFATVGLPEGAVRESKDRVKSAIKNSGYDFPTRRITINLAPADMKKEGTAYDLPMAIGILAAIGIVKSENIRKYVLIGELSLDGLVKPVRGTLPLAVAARHWQTEGLIVPWENAAEGAIVEALPVYGVRDLAEVVEFINGEKILSPHQCSHEQNLEALPAGCDDFSEVRGQDHVKRALEVAAAGGHNLLMIGPPGSGKTMLARRLPTILPPLNFEEALETTKIHSIIGLLPKENALLNVRPFRSPHHTISDAGLIGGGAIPRPGEVSLANNGILFLDELPEFKKNVLEMLRQPLEDGHVTIARAATTLSFPATFMLVAAMNPCKCGFLGDFNNLCTCTPHDIQRYRQRLSGPLLDRIDLQIDVPRVPHKDLADPVEGESSATIRARVEAARTIQRERLAPYGLHANAAMAARHIRKFCPLDEAGQKLLEMVVDKLGMSARSYSRILKVARTIADLAGDESIRQQYLAEAIQYRGLDRKNY from the coding sequence ATGCTGGCCAAGGTACTATCAGGAGCGCTCAACGGCATCGAAGCGTTCCCTGTTGATGTAGAGGTGGATATCGCCCAGGGGTTGCCCCAATTCGCCACGGTAGGGTTGCCGGAAGGAGCAGTCAGGGAGAGCAAGGATCGCGTCAAGTCAGCCATCAAGAACTCAGGCTACGACTTCCCCACCCGCCGCATCACCATCAATCTGGCGCCGGCAGACATGAAAAAGGAAGGCACCGCCTACGATCTGCCCATGGCCATCGGTATCCTGGCGGCCATCGGTATCGTTAAAAGCGAGAACATCCGTAAGTACGTCCTGATCGGCGAACTCAGCCTCGACGGCCTGGTCAAGCCCGTTCGCGGCACTCTCCCCCTCGCCGTCGCCGCCCGCCACTGGCAGACAGAAGGTCTCATCGTCCCCTGGGAGAACGCTGCCGAAGGCGCCATTGTCGAAGCCCTGCCCGTCTACGGCGTGCGCGACCTGGCCGAAGTGGTCGAATTCATCAACGGGGAAAAGATTCTCTCCCCCCACCAGTGCAGCCACGAGCAGAATCTCGAAGCCCTACCCGCCGGCTGCGACGATTTTTCCGAGGTGCGCGGCCAGGACCATGTTAAAAGAGCTCTGGAAGTGGCTGCCGCCGGAGGCCATAATCTCCTGATGATCGGACCGCCCGGCAGCGGCAAGACCATGCTGGCCCGCCGCCTGCCGACCATTCTGCCCCCGCTGAATTTTGAGGAAGCACTGGAAACGACCAAGATCCACTCCATCATCGGCCTTTTGCCCAAAGAAAACGCTCTCCTCAACGTGCGGCCTTTCCGCAGCCCTCACCACACTATTTCTGATGCCGGTCTCATAGGCGGCGGCGCCATTCCCCGTCCGGGCGAGGTCTCCCTGGCCAACAATGGTATCCTCTTTCTCGATGAACTGCCCGAATTCAAGAAAAACGTGCTCGAAATGCTCCGTCAGCCCCTGGAGGACGGTCACGTCACCATCGCCCGCGCCGCCACCACGCTGAGTTTTCCGGCGACCTTCATGCTGGTTGCCGCCATGAACCCCTGCAAGTGCGGATTCCTCGGTGATTTCAATAACTTATGTACTTGTACACCGCACGATATCCAACGTTATCGGCAACGTCTTTCCGGCCCGCTACTCGATAGAATCGACCTGCAGATCGATGTCCCACGGGTGCCGCACAAGGATCTGGCTGATCCGGTCGAAGGGGAATCTTCGGCAACCATCCGTGCCCGGGTCGAAGCAGCCCGCACGATCCAGCGCGAGCGGCTAGCCCCTTATGGCCTGCACGCCAACGCCGCCATGGCGGCCCGGCATATCCGCAAATTCTGTCCGCTGGACGAGGCGGGGCAAAAACTGCTGGAGATGGTGGTCGATAAACTCGGTATGTCGGCACGCAGCTACAGCCGCATTCTCAAGGTCGCCAGGACCATTGCCGATCTGGCCGGGGATGAGAGCATCCGCCAACAGTATCTGGCCGAGGCGATACAGTACCGGGGGCTGGATCGGAAAAACTATTGA